The nucleotide sequence TGACTTGGACTGGAGGATGGGCTTGATATATGAAGAGAGACTTCGCACAAGACAAGTGCTCGCTCAAAGGTCATTGCGGTAGCAATGGTTAATTTTAGTGTCGAATGTTGGGAAGCAAGACAGTTCATGAATAACAAAGAAAGATGACAAGCAAAACATGCTTGTCATACGTATGATTTACAGTTACAAGGCTGAGAGGAGTCTATTGTGTAATGTAGTCTGTAATCTCaatcaggcaaaaaaaaaattgattggCAGTGAGCATTTATTACTGAGTGGTATTTGTTGAAAAAAGTCTGATGGTATTTTAAATTAACGGAATATATTAATAGAATACTTCATGATCTGTCTCAACTTCAGACTAGTCAGttcaatacaaaaatatatttcctaaGGCATCTTCCTCTATCCATTTCTGTTAAAGTTTGTTTAGTAATGTTTTCTCTTAAAGAACATATACGGAAGAGTGTGTATTTATGTCAGAGTATGGTTTTTTTCTGGTAGCAGTAAAAGTCTATTTCATGATCACTCTGGGTCTAACATCTTAGTTTTACTGTTTGAGTTTTTCTCCTGCTCCTTTTACACCATCATTAATACCATGAAGGGCTCTGCCAGTCTTTCAGGTATACGTAAAAAGGATTGCGATCACGTTCTCTTAATAAGAATAGACATGATAAAAGTGAAGTAATGTGTGAAGATACAGATGGGCAACAAGTTAAAGGTTGAACCAGAATAAATGAGTCAAGCATCATAACGAATACAGATTTTTCTATGGaagtgtactgcatgatacaattatgCAGTTAACATCCCATGTATGAAAAGTATATGGcagtttgtgtttcatgttCGATAAAAAGTGACAATTGGTAGAACcttttgaaaagtatttttccaaatgGAGGTATTTTATATTAATCATTTACTGGGTTACCATCcacattttatatgttattaGATGTCGAGTTCCAAATGTCATGAAAAGCCTGATGGAAAGACAGAACTTAATGTCAACCAAACAAAATACAGTAGACAGTGATATTTTTGTGTctccaaaatgtattatgtgAGAAATAGCGGTAGAAAAGCCTTGGTGAGCAAATATTGATACACATCCACTCTTTATAAAGagtaacaaaaaatacacacatttttgaGAACCAGAATGAGAAAGATACACGTATGTCAtaacaaaacagaaatccaCAGCAGCCCTACCACTACACACTAAACACAGTTAACCTGTTCATAATCTCTGACACTCCCAGGATAATCAACAGCAGGCCTGGGACTGAGTAAATCCCAAATATTCCAGACTAGTAGTTGTGCAGGTTTGAACACAGGGCAAAGCGGTGGAGTAGTGTGCCCTCTGCAGTTTGAAATATGTCACATAAGGCAgagttcccaaacctctccttgaACCCCCctggacatttattttttatataaccCCCAAGGAGGGGTTTGGGGAATCCTGATGATATTCAATGTAATATCTTGAACTTCATGAGACCATGTATGTAGCAGGTATGAATGCTACTGTAATACTGTAGTTCCTTCTCCCATTCTGATGGCATCTGTTGCGAGCAGTTTGACAGATTGAAATGCGTCATAGAGACGGATAAATGTTTGCCTGAGGTGGTGCGAATGATGTTGCACCCATCATACATGTAGGTCTGGTGTTTTCAAACGCAGGAAGATGTTTTCTAGTGTTGTCTGAATGCAACAAAGGAGCTCAAGGCACCTTCTATGTATGCTTCTCCAGTGGCCTTGGTATGTATTGGGATGTTTTTTTACCCACTTTTGTACCCcaaagtgttgaatttcaaatcaaacaatttcTGTGAGCTTGACATGTACATTCTCATCTTATATCTGAGGGTATTGGTGTACATGGTTATAAATTAACACATGCAATAAATACCTGAAGTATGCAATCCGCTGACCCCACACGGAgctgggtatcttctctggtgatcTGCCAGACCTGTAATGTAGCCATCTTCAGCCGTCTAAAGAATTTGGAGATACTGTATTCATGTGTGGTTTCTGAAGTTCTGCAGGTTAATGAGGCAATACTTTTGATTTGACTAAAAGGGCTTTTGGTTGAATAAAATAGTTCACTGTTTTGGTCATtttaacatgaatttgacaaAATCATCAtgtgacaaatacatttcagtcaaaTAACTAGGCTTAATCAAAAAAGGACTCCAAAATCAACACTGCCACAATGTAGCCCCACAGAAAAGCTTTAGGTGTTTACCATAGTAAAGAATGAGGTGTCTCCGTTAATATTAATTTCAAAGAAAAGTGTAATTTCTGCTTTCAGATGTTCACAGAAGTGGTGGGTTAATCTGCCACTCTCTGATTCAGCCCGATGTCCATGTAGTTTGGGAGAAAATAAATGGGCTGTAATCTGAGATAATAACATTGCACTAAATTCTCTTAATCTCATTATATAGAGCTCAGTCCATATCAGGCTACAAATTATTGATAATTTTTACCTTAAATCAGCAAACTATATGTACACATCTGGACAATTTGGTTCCCCTTGTCTAATGAATATGCACTGTTGACTAAATCTGTTGGTCATTATTAGTTGATATGTTTGAGGATAATATGATAAATTTTCCTAAACTGACtcagattattaggaacacctgttcaatttctcattaatgcaattatctaatcaaccaatcacatggcagttgcttcaatgcatttagtggtgtggtcctggtcaagacaatctcctgaactccaaactgaatgtcagaatgggaaagaaaggtgatttaagcaattttgagcgtggcatgattgttggtgccagacgggccggtctgagtatttcacaatctgctcagttactgggattttcacgcacaaccatttctagggtttacaaagaatggtgtgaaaaaggaaaaacatccagaatgcggcagtcctgtgggcaaaaatgccttgttgatgctagaggtcagaggagaatgggccgactgattcaagctgatagaagagcaactttgactgaaataaccactccttacaaccaaggtatgcagcaaagcatttgtgaagccacaacacacaactccatcaactgcaagatgctgtcctatcaatatgggccaacatttctaaagaatgctttcagcaccttattgaatcaatgccacgtagaattaaggcagttctgaaggcgaaagggggtcaaacacagtattagtatggtgttcctaataatcctttaggtgagtgtataagtaCCATTGAAAATGACCCCaaagttttttttacacttCACCCCATTGCTTCAGAGTCACCATTATCCCATTATCACCATTATAGTCACTTTCTAAGGGTGTCTCAAGGAGAGGAATATGTCCAGTGAAGACATATAGTAAACGTGTTTCCTGTGTTAAAAGGACTAATAATAGTACCTtgctaattattaaaaaaacgcCTGGATTTTCCTTgaggatttttaaataatcagaTGGAAATCATTGTCCAAGTGGCAGGTGCTACAGACGCTACAGGTAGTAACATGAAAAAGCACATTTTCAAACTACACCCTTCAAAAGGATTTGACAGCATATTGCTTTcattcatatttgttttcatggtTTAATGGGAGACATTAAAGATGCCTTCAAGCCGCTTCATGATCATCATTAAATAGCAATAGCTTTTTATCTCAGTTCTCACCAACAATGTTGCTGATTAATCATGTGGTCAATCATGAACAATATTTGTGTTGTTACTACTAACTGTAGTAACAACACTGTAACAACACAATACATAGGAATTGCTGTTTATTTGTGCTGGGAGATTTGACAAATGTCCCTGACTAGTATGACTACTTATCAATACTATAgatcaaaaaaaaattatatatatatacttgcatgtaacaacaacatatttttatcTAAGTTATCAACATGGTAATATGCATGGTAACTACCAATGTGTAATTAGAAAATTATTACTTACATAGatagtgaaaatatatatactaaCATAAAATTGAATAACTGAAGTGTGATTACACAGTCCTTGTTCCAAGTGTGTAGGTTAATACCTGATACCACTATATACTATATGTAATAGAAAATCCTACGTAAACATTATGTTGTTACCACAGTTATTACTATGTTAGTTACATAGTAAAAGGGACAATGCAACACATTACTGAATATACgtaacatatatacatactCCCCTCCTCTCACTAACATGCATACATACCTcgaacagcaaaaaaaaaagaatcaagaAAAAAAGCATACATGATTGACATAATTATTCGACAACAGgtctgaaaaccattgtttgcCCTCTGTTACTGTTCTGGATTTTGCCAAATACTCTGAAAGGCAAAAGCATATATAAAGGGGTCCAAACAACTGTTAACAAAAGTGAGGGATTTAGCGAAGTCTCCTGTCAGTTCCAGGAAGGTCTGCAGTTTAGCAGATAGAACAGGGTCggaatacttgaacaaaatagcaaaaatgtccacaatgttaacaataaaacaaggaAACCAGAGAATGACAAAGGTAACCGTAATTGTGAAGACCGATTTTGTCAACCTTTTGCTGCTGAAGAGGGTCGTCTGATTGACTTTCTTGtgaagacagaaataaaagctgaCCAGAATGGAActgagaacaaaaacaaaacaattctcAAAAATGACAGCAGCCGCTCTTTCCCAGTCTGACTTGGTGTGTCTTTGACATGTTAGATGTGAGCCCTTTTTCACTGTATTCCTTGTTGTAACAGCAGGCCCAGTAAGAACGCACGCAAGTCCCCACAGTGAAACTAACAGTGACAATTCACCTCTTCTGCCCAGCTTAGCCCATTGATGTGGGTAGAGAACTGACACGTAACGCTGCACACTCATCATAGTCAAAGTCATGATATTGACATTCAGGCTGCAATAGACGATGAAGGAGAAGAACTTGCAGAGTCCACGGCCGAGATGCCAACCAGACAGGAGTGAGGACATCCAAGCAGGGAGGGTGGACAGACACAAGATGTCAGAACAAGCCAGATTCAGCATCAGTTTCAGGGTAAAGTTGTCCTTTTTTTTTAGCTGCCGAAGAATTACCACCAAAACCAGTATATTTGCAGGGAGGCCCACTAGACAGCACAGCCCCATCAGTGTACTGGACACAATGTTGCCAACATTCCCTGAGATGATGTTGAAGTTGGAGTCGGTGATGTTGGTGATGTTGGAGTCGGtgatgttgttgatgttggagTCGGTGATGTTGGAGTTGGTGATGTTGAGCTGATCCATGAGTGAAGACTGGAGAGAGATTGATGTAATGATGACCCTCTTCTAAACACCCTGGTTGGTGGCTGTTGTTAAGCCCAGCAGAGTACCTTCAAGATTGGTCATGATGGCTTTGCACAGTACATATGTAGGAAGAGTTAAGAGTTACCTTCTCTGAAAGAACCACAAAAGTCTAAACAGGAAGTGGTTAGCActcttaaaaaatatttaaaaaaccaACTGAGAACTTGGTCTCTGTCAGTGCCAGTTatataacataaaaaaactTCATACATGGAAATCCACAcggaaatataaaaaaatacacaattagAGTAAAAAGTTAATATATCAACAATGTTCTATACATACCAATATGTCAAGTATATTCAGCTTTGATATAGTCACTGTAATAGTACTGTGCCCATGTCTAATAACAATTTGATATCTGTTCAAATGCACTTTTGTGTTAAGAGAAACAACTATATATTTACCAATGAATCCAGAACTTTTGCAAGGCTTGATAATTCAAATATACATGTACAGTAGGGCGATAGTTTTGTCATTAGTATACACAtggacagttttccacattTCAGCGATCATCCTAGAAATTAATGGCAGGTTAAAAATATTCATTCAAACTCCAAAGATGAGTCCTGCATCACTAACCAGCAGGCCAGGATTAAGTTAACCAGCAGTGTTTTTTAATGTCTACAGCTGGCAAAGAAACAAGGACATCTTTTCCAGTGAAAAGACTCATTTTAAACCATTCTTGCATGATTGCTCGATTGTTATGTATTTCATTAACATGTATAATTCTTTGATTTGGGTTAGGCATAGCATTTTTTCCCCGAAATGACAGCCTGCTGCAATAAGGttaaaatgaaaggcatataAGCACAAAATTCAAAATTATCTGTTGAGGCAGTACAGTAAAGGAACTGTTCTTCGGGGTCACCACTGTTTTCCAGAATTTGGCCAGGTTTCCATTCCAATTAGGAAGTGAGTTCACATTACAATCAGACTTTCCTTTTCCAATACGTTTTATAAACAAATTCTGTTATTTCTTAAAGGTCTTCCAGTCAAAgcttaatgttatttttctagCCGTAGCTCATTCCATttataaacagaatgagataATTCAGATTTTGACCAGGTATTAGATCTGTTTCTAACCCGTATCCTCTTATAAGGAATATACCTATCTGCTATTGAGGTAAAAACACCAGTGAAATtttgaagttcaagatgattcAAAACAAGTTGTTACCCCTTCTTGGTACATGATATGCATTTTCTTTCAACATTGTCGTTTGTTTTCACAATTCTGTAAATTAGTGCTTAACAAGTGTGGTGATTGTGTTTTCCAAATGGAATGTTATCTCTGAACCACATTGTGAGGTAGTGGGacatcaaatacaaatgtacCCTTAGTCTGAGCAATTCAATTAGAAATGTTCTGTTCAATGTCATCAACATCATAGTCCCAAGATTCTACATAAGGAGAAGCATCTTCCATTTCCTTGGTGTGATGTTCAACATTGAATTCATGTCTCTTAAGACAGTCACTTTCTACCATGACCATGTATGTTACATGACCCAGTACCTTGGTTGTAAAATCATTCAACCATATTTCTCCTCCCCTGTAATTCCTTACCAGTCCACTTGACATACAAAGATCTGACCAACTTTGGCTTATCACCCTTTATTTTGTCTGGCCTCTTCAACTGTTAACTCAGTACAAACGGTGGTTTAACCAGGGAAAGTTGCATACCAACCTTCGTCTTTGAAAACGACACGTGACATTTTACGTGTAACTATACAAGATGTACGCCACACAATGCTTTAGTGACGTATCGCCTACTGCTCTGTTTATAGCCAGCTTCTTCTGATGTTGAATTAACCTCCCAGCTAACCCGTTTGAAGTTGGTTGGTGCACAGGCAAAGTGACATGCATGACACCATTTAGTTTGAGAAACCTCCCCCccgggaggccccggacagggcccaacaggcaggaaatcaatccacccacattgccaggcatcaaccaaagggacccccaccaaccgcaacccccctgactAGCTCTGGGTTGTAGTTTAACAATGCCTGGCTAGACTGTAGATGTCTCTCAAATCCATTTTGACATCTTTCTGACCATTCACTTTTTACATATTTCTGGAGTAATGTAGATATTGGCTTGAATATAGTAGAAAGATTCTATAGTAGTTGACTCACAACAGAAAACTCATGAGCTCAGTTTGGTTTGTAGCTTcctctattttctttttctgtttcatgGGGAGGATCACTTCTGTATCTATCAAATGACCTAGGTAGATTAACCTGCTGTAGAAGAAAGAGCATGTCTCTGTTTTGACCCTTAGATTATGGGCCTTCCAGTCATTTTAAGACTTTCTCTAGATTTCTCAGGTGCTGTTCTGTCCTATGATGATTATGCAGTCAAGATAACAGATTACACCATCAATTTACATCTCATAAAATCTGATCCATaacctttttaaaaaatgtctaGAGTGCAGGTAACACCATAAGTAAGTGTGttaattgcaaacaaacataaagatatTGTTCAAAACATTCCAAACAGACATAATATATGTCCTCGCAGTGGAAATCCTCCGTCTTGCCGAACACTGTACAGTTGCTATGGATGCAGGGCCGTAGCCAGGTATGAGGGCACTGGGATCAAGCAAACCAGCCCCACTCCAATACTGAGGGGAAGTTTGACTCTTACTACTGACTCATCATCATAATGACATTTACGCGTGTCTTTTCTACTTGAGCACTTTTTTTCATTTAGTCtgcgttcaattatcagttattgatctatttttctctgcgaatgtACATAGATGTTGAT is from Esox lucius isolate fEsoLuc1 chromosome 2, fEsoLuc1.pri, whole genome shotgun sequence and encodes:
- the LOC117593321 gene encoding apelin receptor B-like encodes the protein MDQLNITNSNITDSNINNITDSNITNITDSNFNIISGNVGNIVSSTLMGLCCLVGLPANILVLVVILRQLKKKDNFTLKLMLNLACSDILCLSTLPAWMSSLLSGWHLGRGLCKFFSFIVYCSLNVNIMTLTMMSVQRYVSVLYPHQWAKLGRRGELSLLVSLWGLACVLTGPAVTTRNTVKKGSHLTCQRHTKSDWERAAAVIFENCFVFVLSSILVSFYFCLHKKVNQTTLFSSKRLTKSVFTITVTFVILWFPCFIVNIVDIFAILFKYSDPVLSAKLQTFLELTGDFAKSLTFVNSCLDPFIYAFAFQSIWQNPEQ